Genomic window (Oligoflexia bacterium):
ACAACAGCTTTATCACCGTCGGTCATTGTCTCTGTTACTACAAGTTGATTGCAATAGGTTTGACCACCGCGATCGTTGGCGTAACAATTGAGTTCTTCTCGATAACATTCCATCATCTCGCAAATAAAATCGATAATAGAATCACTTTCATCTTGGTCAGCAAAATCTAAAGGTTTAAGAGCCGGATTATGTTTAATTTCACCCTTACTGATGTAATAAAGCTCACGCTTTGTATTCACCGCACCTGTATCGATATTACGCAGTATGATCTCTAGCATGAATATCGCTCGAGACATTTTTTGAACAGATGAAACGTTAAGTTCAGTGCGAACTTTTTTACCACCGGGTGTGAGATACCCAACTTTAAAATCGTATCTACAATTATCAAGTGAACATTTCGTTGCTTCTAAAATGGGACGTTTTGCGTTTTCAAGATCTTTAAGTAAGACCTGACAAAGATTTTTTGAAACCTGAACAATATCTTGTCCTTTTGCCATTTTTCTTTCCTCTTACTTACGAACGCTTGGTTGAAGTTTTTTTTTGCCTTTTTTATCTTTAGTTTTAACTTTTTCTATTTTGACTTTATTATTTTTAACTTTTTTATTTTTCCCTTTTTCAGCCTTGGTTTTACCTTTGGCATCAACTGCACCGGGAATCTCCTCATCTGCTGGCCCTGTAGCATCCAGACTTGCGCCTTCATCATCGATACCAAGAATTAATTTTTGCTTATCTGCTAAAGCCTGCTTGCCGACAACTGCATCTGCTAATTCTTGTTTAGCTACTTTAGTGTCGCGACCCAAGAGTTTCATCAACCCCTCTTCAGCTTTTTTCTTTCTAGCGGGCGACGCATCTAAAATACGTACGAGCCCTTCGACTAAAATAGGGCCAAATTGCTCGATATGGCGCAATTTATTCTCTAAATCAAAAGCACGATCTTCAGCTCGAATATGTCGCGAGAGTTTTTGCCCTGCTTGTATCAGCGCAAGGCGTAATTCATTTACCAACTCATCTGAAGCATCGACCGTTTCTTTTGATGCGTTCTTAAATTTAATAAATGGTGACACAAGACTAATCGCAATAACGTAGGGGCCGTAAGGAATACTGTCTTTAGGTTGCACTAACCCATATGTACGCCAGTTCACACTTTCGATGGCCTTAACAATCGCACACGCTGACTTGTCAAATTGCAAAGGAACTCGATTTGCAAACCGCAACACCTGAACAGATGAATCTGTCGACCCAACTGATCTTTCTTTAAGGCGCGCAATTGCAACTTCAACAACCACAGGTTTAAAATCACAAATTGTGGGTTTTCTTGTAACAACGCTAAAAAAATCGACATCACCTAGGCGCTGAATGCTTTTTGAAAGAGCTTCTTCTCCGATTGTTAAAACCGATTTTGTACTTGGAGACATTAATTGAATTTTTTGGAGCGTAGAATAGACTTCTTTAAAGTCACCTTCTTTTGCATTATCAACTGACTGTGTAAGCATGGGGCGTTTAAGACCTGCGGCAACGAGTTCTTTAAGTGTACCTTCGTGAACTCGTGAGAATCCTTTTTTCAAGAAATCACCAACACTCACTCGCCCAAATAAATGAGAGTGCGCAATAAATTCGCCAAGCTTCATTGTATGTGGATGTGGTGATGTGGCCTCTGGAATATCAGGAACAGTGTTTGATACTCTTTCAATTGTTACTTCATCTTGATCTAAAAGTTTGTAGTGCAAGGTAAGATGCGGGTTCACAAGTGTTGTACCGGTAAGATAAGTGAGAAGACCACCTTCACCACCGACTTGTGCTCTTCCGTCGATGAGAAACTCTACAGAAACTCCATGAGGGCGATCCCACTTAAGAGTTTCTTTATTTTTCATCACACCTTTATTGTGTTTAATATCAACTTCAATGGTTGCAGAAATTGCTAAGCGCATTGATTTTGTTTTACTGATGACTTTAACACCTGTGGCATTTGTCATTTGAGCCCAAGTAGTGGCAGCTGAAATACCGATACCTTGTTGGCCACGAGAGCATCTTCCACGGCCAAATTTTGAGGAGGCAAGATATTCGCCAAATACTCGAACTAAATCGTCACCTTCTAAGCCGGGACCATTATCTTCTACTTTGACTCGAACGAGATCTGAATTTTTAAGACTACCGACTCCAACTTTTTCTATGATGACATTGAGTTCTGGTAAAATACTTTCTTCTTCACAAGCATCAAGTGCATTATCTACAGATTCTTTGAGTGTTGTTAATATTGCTTTTGTTTGTGATGAGAATCCGACTTGTTGCAAATTTTTAGCAAAATATTCGGCCGTACTACTTGATGTTATGTTCTTTGCCACAGACGCCCCTTGTTGCCGGTGTGTTACTCATATCGCGTTACACACACTATTGTCTTGAGTTTACATTTAATCTGGCAACTTGGAGTTTATTTGAAGAGAATCCAATTGGCAACAGGGAGCTTACCGTTTGGGATACTAGACTAAAATCCCCGCGGAATTACGCTGCAGCGTATCAGCACCCGCTATTAGCTGCGACGATTGCCGCCTGAAGCCATTTTGTTTTTCTGAAGGCGAAGATCTCTGAGTTGTTTGTTAAGCGCTTCTTGTTTTTTCTGTAATCGAGATTGCGCGGTACTCGCTTTAGCAAAGCGCACTTTTACTTCTGACATTTTAATTCGAATATCCTGACGCTTTTGGGTGAGATCTTCTATTTTGGCATTAAGTGATTCAATATTTCTTTCTTTTACTTCGGTTTGTGCCTGAAGCTTTGTTAATTGCTGGGATTCCTGTGATAGAGCCTGACTTTCGCGCTGAACACGTTCGTTTTTCTTCTGAATTGATCTGGCAGTTGCTTCGTTGCGATTTTTTAACATCTGAAGCTTTGCTTTTGCTTGTTTGATTTCATTTTGAAGACGCCCGGCTTCACGAGAATTGAATTGATCATCTTGCTTGAGCTGATCTACTTGAGTTTGTTCAAACTCAGTTTCCATTTGAACTTCCGCCAGTTCATCCATGGCAGGATTCTCTGTGCTCGCCTTTGCATTAAACGTCAAACCCGCAACAACAAACAAAACAACTACAATATACTTCATAACAACTTCCTTCAACTTTCATAACGCATTTCACGCGTCCAATTCAACTAGCCAATGGCTCTAAATCTTAGAGTACATGCCGAATCATCGCAATTTCAATGCCGCCTCTGAGAGCAAACTAAAGGGAGATAGGTTGTTTGTACGGTGAAGAATTTACTGCCCGGCTACGTTTTTGGGCTCTAAATTGGGTATTGCCTCTTGTTTTGTAGCTCTTGCGCCAGTTTAAAAATCTTTAAAATTTTCCGCGCTGGCGCGGGTGAATTCAGCCTGCTTACGGTTGGAGAATTCACTGCCATTGTGATGCGATAGCACTGAACACGATGTGATCTACGAAATGATCGTACAGCCATTCATTATCACGCAGAATACCCTCACTCTTCATACTCAGGCTCTTTGGAATTGCTTGACTTGCAGTGTTGCCGGTGGCGCATCTAATTTCTATTCTATTTAAACTAAGTTTTTTGAACGCATGGTCTATCAGTATTTTTGTGGCTTTCTTTGCAAAGCCTTGGCCTGTAAACTCTTGCCCAACCCAGTATCCAATCATCGCTTTTTTATTCATAAAATCTATATCTCTTAAATTAATGATTCCAGCGATTTGGTCTTGGTTCCAAATTAAAAAACAGAGCGCTTTATTATCTTTAATTTCAGAAAGAGTTTTGTTTATAAATTTCCCCAGATCATCTTCAGTCTTAGTGACATCGAGCCAGCCAAGCCATTCACGTAAGTAGATGCGATTCTTGTCGATGAGTTTCATAAAGTGAGAGCAGTCCCGCTGTTCAATTTGTCGTAGTTCTA
Coding sequences:
- a CDS encoding DNA topoisomerase VI subunit B produces the protein MAKNITSSSTAEYFAKNLQQVGFSSQTKAILTTLKESVDNALDACEEESILPELNVIIEKVGVGSLKNSDLVRVKVEDNGPGLEGDDLVRVFGEYLASSKFGRGRCSRGQQGIGISAATTWAQMTNATGVKVISKTKSMRLAISATIEVDIKHNKGVMKNKETLKWDRPHGVSVEFLIDGRAQVGGEGGLLTYLTGTTLVNPHLTLHYKLLDQDEVTIERVSNTVPDIPEATSPHPHTMKLGEFIAHSHLFGRVSVGDFLKKGFSRVHEGTLKELVAAGLKRPMLTQSVDNAKEGDFKEVYSTLQKIQLMSPSTKSVLTIGEEALSKSIQRLGDVDFFSVVTRKPTICDFKPVVVEVAIARLKERSVGSTDSSVQVLRFANRVPLQFDKSACAIVKAIESVNWRTYGLVQPKDSIPYGPYVIAISLVSPFIKFKNASKETVDASDELVNELRLALIQAGQKLSRHIRAEDRAFDLENKLRHIEQFGPILVEGLVRILDASPARKKKAEEGLMKLLGRDTKVAKQELADAVVGKQALADKQKLILGIDDEGASLDATGPADEEIPGAVDAKGKTKAEKGKNKKVKNNKVKIEKVKTKDKKGKKKLQPSVRK
- a CDS encoding GNAT family protein codes for the protein MDNLQINSQLELRQIEQRDCSHFMKLIDKNRIYLREWLGWLDVTKTEDDLGKFINKTLSEIKDNKALCFLIWNQDQIAGIINLRDIDFMNKKAMIGYWVGQEFTGQGFAKKATKILIDHAFKKLSLNRIEIRCATGNTASQAIPKSLSMKSEGILRDNEWLYDHFVDHIVFSAIASQWQ